Proteins from a genomic interval of Paenibacillus sp. RC334:
- a CDS encoding HD-GYP domain-containing protein — MQLGGFRYHNNRERIKLRLVPVTLLRAGMKLGKKIYNENGMVLLSEGVELTSRLIERLGQVGIGYVYIEDAVTEDIVIPEMIHEQTRKMALQEIKKQFQGQTSYSVDHKHQYFGKSFYKVMESILDDIGGRQDAVIMLMDIGAADQDLYHHSLNVCLYSLVLGISNGYNNNQLMELGIGSLLHDIGKMKISPQVLYKPGKLTDEEYEHMKTHTVIGYKLLKDEPGIPLLSAHCALQHHERIDGSGYPNGWKKDQIHEYAKWIGLADSYDAMTASRIYKQPLLPYEAMEVLYAGAGTLYEQRMLEAFRDCVAIYPLGLSVMLNTGEEGVVVRIHSKIPQRPVIRIVRDRDGQELKAPYDVDLSVSLSVMITNTLGATASPFGAMHVD; from the coding sequence GAGAGGATTAAGTTGCGACTGGTACCTGTTACATTATTAAGAGCCGGCATGAAGCTGGGCAAAAAAATATACAATGAAAATGGAATGGTGCTGCTCTCGGAGGGTGTTGAGCTTACTTCGCGATTGATTGAACGTCTAGGCCAAGTCGGAATTGGATATGTATACATTGAGGATGCGGTGACAGAAGATATCGTAATTCCCGAAATGATCCATGAACAGACGAGGAAGATGGCGCTACAGGAGATCAAGAAGCAGTTTCAGGGTCAGACATCCTACTCCGTAGATCATAAGCACCAATACTTTGGCAAGTCATTTTATAAGGTGATGGAGTCCATTCTGGACGATATCGGAGGCCGTCAGGATGCCGTCATTATGCTGATGGATATCGGGGCGGCAGATCAGGATCTGTATCATCATTCATTGAATGTATGTCTGTATTCACTTGTACTAGGAATATCCAACGGATACAATAACAACCAGCTCATGGAGCTGGGCATAGGTTCACTATTGCACGATATTGGTAAAATGAAAATTTCACCTCAAGTGCTCTATAAGCCGGGCAAATTGACGGACGAGGAATACGAGCACATGAAAACGCACACGGTGATCGGCTATAAGCTACTTAAAGACGAACCGGGAATTCCCCTGCTGTCGGCTCACTGTGCATTACAGCATCATGAACGTATCGACGGCAGCGGATATCCGAACGGCTGGAAGAAGGACCAAATCCACGAATACGCCAAATGGATCGGCCTGGCAGACTCATACGATGCGATGACAGCAAGTCGAATATACAAGCAGCCATTGTTGCCCTATGAAGCAATGGAGGTGCTGTATGCCGGTGCGGGCACGTTGTATGAGCAACGGATGCTGGAGGCATTCCGCGATTGTGTAGCTATATACCCGCTGGGGCTCTCCGTGATGCTCAATACGGGGGAAGAAGGGGTTGTGGTGCGCATACACTCCAAAATCCCACAAAGGCCCGTTATTCGCATTGTGAGGGATCGGGACGGACAGGAACTGAAAGCGCCTTACGACGTGGATCTGTCCGTATCTCTTTCGGTGATGATTACCAACACACTGGGTGCTACAGCTTCCCCTTTTGGAGCAATGCACGTGGATTAG
- the yfkAB gene encoding radical SAM/CxCxxxxC motif protein YfkAB, translated as MTVLQNNTLSQISPAYDPWDPIVSLRTHGRHLLTSVEMTVTHLCNMRCEHCAVGDMLVMKEAPFLPLDLMLKRLDEVEHLETISMTGGEPALLDKTVDEVIVPLLKYAKERGIRSQINSNLTLDIRRYEKMLPYLDVMHISFNYLNADDFYEVGFANTGRPTPRAGAVRLYEKMVENARRLSEMGMFISAESMINYRTHTKLDGIHQLINEMGCRRHEVHPMYASNFASTLPVLSLDDMRNSIHKLLDVRNQDMWMLFGTLPFFACSDREEDRKLLRRLRQEPNITVRNDPDGRNRVNVNMFTGSVYVTDFADIPAFGNIQERGLDDIFGEWLNEHPLNQTVNCHCDAAACCGPNLLVADMYYKGVDFKSRKALQL; from the coding sequence ATGACAGTTCTACAAAACAACACACTTTCACAAATATCACCAGCATATGATCCGTGGGACCCGATTGTCTCGCTGCGCACACATGGCCGTCATTTGCTGACAAGTGTGGAAATGACCGTGACGCATCTGTGCAATATGCGCTGTGAGCACTGCGCTGTGGGCGACATGCTTGTTATGAAGGAGGCTCCCTTCCTTCCGTTAGATCTGATGCTGAAACGACTGGATGAAGTCGAGCATCTGGAGACGATCAGTATGACAGGCGGAGAACCCGCTTTGCTCGATAAAACGGTGGACGAAGTGATCGTTCCGCTGCTGAAATATGCCAAAGAGCGTGGTATTCGCTCGCAAATCAACTCCAACCTGACATTGGATATTCGCAGATATGAGAAGATGCTCCCTTATCTGGATGTCATGCATATATCGTTTAATTATTTGAATGCCGACGATTTTTATGAAGTGGGTTTTGCAAATACCGGACGTCCGACTCCACGCGCGGGGGCTGTTCGTCTTTATGAGAAAATGGTGGAAAATGCCCGCAGGTTGAGCGAAATGGGTATGTTTATTTCTGCCGAATCCATGATTAATTACCGTACTCACACGAAGCTGGATGGTATTCATCAGTTGATTAATGAAATGGGCTGTCGACGGCATGAGGTTCATCCGATGTACGCATCGAATTTTGCCTCTACCTTGCCTGTCCTTTCTCTCGACGATATGCGCAACTCCATTCATAAGCTGCTGGATGTGCGCAATCAGGATATGTGGATGCTGTTTGGCACGCTGCCGTTCTTTGCCTGCTCAGACCGGGAAGAAGACCGCAAGCTGCTTCGCCGACTGCGTCAGGAACCGAATATTACGGTGCGTAATGATCCGGACGGAAGAAACCGCGTAAATGTGAATATGTTCACGGGCAGCGTATATGTGACGGATTTCGCAGACATTCCGGCTTTCGGAAATATTCAGGAGCGCGGTCTGGACGATATTTTCGGTGAATGGCTGAATGAGCATCCGTTGAATCAGACCGTGAACTGTCATTGTGATGCCGCTGCCTGTTGCGGACCGAATCTGCTCGTAGCGGATATGTATTACAAGGGAGTCGATTTTAAATCCAGAAAAGCATTACAACTATGA
- a CDS encoding hemolysin family protein, with amino-acid sequence MEGHTEFHWGLLTVNLLLVLLLVFLNGVFVAAEFSLVKMRQSRLTQLQSEGHRMAGYALKVNQKLDAYLSATQLGITLASLGLGWIGEPAISGYLIEPLMHKLGVTDGTLITTVSVVVGFCVITFLHIVLGELAPKSLAIQKTEGVALFLSAPLLLFYKIFLPVIWVLNAAANLLLRAFGIQPASEAEAAHSEEEIRILMNQSAKSGVIDKDEIKLMDNIFDFSDLLAREIMLPRTDMDCLYTNLSFKENLKIISDTKHSRYPVAVEDKDQIIGFVHITDLLLAEQGEQLDLASVVRPILNVPESMEVSHVLRLMQKKHSQMTLVVDEYGGTAGLLTAEEILEEIVGDLYDEFEDERPSVEIKDNLISVDGRMLIEDVNDLTGVNIEDDEVDSIGGWLFKELEGSPVKGKKIEFYNLTFEVEEATRLRIMRVRIHRKLDPVIEDELSADES; translated from the coding sequence TTGGAAGGTCATACCGAGTTTCATTGGGGATTGCTAACGGTGAATCTTCTTTTGGTACTGCTGCTCGTCTTTCTGAACGGTGTATTTGTGGCGGCGGAATTTTCGCTGGTCAAAATGCGCCAATCCCGATTGACGCAGCTCCAAAGTGAGGGGCATCGCATGGCAGGCTATGCGCTAAAGGTGAACCAGAAGCTGGATGCTTACCTGTCCGCTACCCAATTAGGCATTACGCTGGCTTCATTGGGCTTGGGCTGGATTGGTGAACCAGCAATATCCGGCTACCTGATCGAGCCACTCATGCACAAACTCGGTGTAACTGACGGTACACTGATTACAACGGTATCCGTTGTCGTCGGATTTTGCGTGATTACCTTTTTGCATATTGTATTGGGTGAGTTGGCTCCAAAGTCTTTGGCGATCCAGAAAACCGAAGGTGTGGCATTGTTTTTATCCGCTCCTTTGCTCCTTTTTTACAAGATATTTCTGCCCGTCATCTGGGTGTTGAATGCCGCGGCGAATTTGTTATTACGGGCGTTCGGCATCCAGCCTGCGAGTGAAGCAGAAGCGGCGCATTCGGAGGAAGAGATCCGTATCTTGATGAATCAGAGTGCCAAAAGCGGTGTTATTGATAAGGACGAAATCAAGCTGATGGACAATATTTTTGATTTTTCCGATTTGCTGGCCCGTGAAATTATGCTTCCTCGTACGGATATGGACTGCTTGTATACGAATTTATCGTTTAAGGAAAATCTGAAAATCATCAGTGATACCAAGCATTCTCGCTACCCGGTAGCGGTTGAGGATAAGGACCAGATTATCGGCTTTGTTCATATTACCGATCTTCTATTGGCTGAGCAGGGCGAGCAATTGGATCTGGCCTCGGTAGTGCGTCCTATTTTGAATGTGCCAGAATCCATGGAAGTGAGTCACGTGCTGCGCCTTATGCAGAAAAAGCATTCTCAGATGACTCTCGTGGTCGATGAGTACGGCGGAACGGCCGGGCTGCTGACAGCGGAGGAAATATTGGAGGAAATTGTCGGGGATCTATACGATGAATTTGAGGATGAACGTCCGAGCGTGGAGATTAAGGATAATCTCATTTCGGTGGACGGCCGTATGCTCATTGAGGATGTCAATGATCTGACCGGGGTGAACATTGAAGACGACGAAGTGGATTCCATCGGGGGCTGGCTGTTTAAAGAACTGGAAGGCAGCCCAGTGAAGGGGAAAAAGATTGAGTTTTATAACCTGACCTTTGAGGTGGAGGAAGCGACAAGGCTTCGTATTATGAGAGTGAGGATTCACCGCAAGCTCGACCCTGTGATCGAAGATGAACTTTCCGCCGATGAGTCCTGA
- a CDS encoding spore coat associated protein CotJA — MKFPQQGEFAPFVGPFDPCPPVLCKTYVLPPNLFVQFQPPGLPQFSPEEALRKGTLWPLFYSPYESCRNQGGGE; from the coding sequence GTGAAATTTCCACAGCAAGGTGAGTTTGCCCCGTTTGTCGGTCCGTTCGATCCGTGCCCGCCCGTTTTATGCAAAACCTATGTGCTTCCACCGAACCTGTTTGTACAATTTCAGCCCCCAGGTCTGCCTCAATTCAGTCCGGAGGAGGCGCTGAGGAAGGGAACGCTATGGCCTTTGTTTTACAGCCCTTATGAGTCTTGTAGAAACCAGGGGGGAGGCGAGTAA
- a CDS encoding spore coat protein CotJB, with protein sequence MDYPNQGQAQNQPQNRNQVENQQQNPYQSPYANPYQQQDHTEGYNQNDRNPYQGYAPQTKPGDAQFYALLEKLQTVDFVLVELNLYLNTHPDDLQAIEQFNKLTQERTGIANEYQILYGPLQNFGRAYSKYPWEWSQSPWPWQV encoded by the coding sequence ATGGATTATCCAAATCAGGGTCAGGCCCAAAACCAGCCTCAGAATCGAAATCAGGTTGAGAACCAACAGCAGAACCCGTATCAAAGCCCCTATGCAAACCCGTATCAACAGCAAGACCATACTGAGGGCTACAATCAGAACGACAGAAACCCATACCAAGGCTATGCGCCCCAGACCAAGCCGGGTGATGCACAGTTTTATGCGCTGCTGGAGAAGCTGCAGACGGTGGATTTTGTATTGGTGGAACTGAATTTGTATCTCAATACGCACCCGGATGATTTACAGGCTATCGAACAGTTCAATAAGCTGACACAGGAAAGGACCGGGATTGCCAATGAGTACCAGATCCTGTACGGACCTCTGCAAAATTTTGGCCGTGCCTATTCCAAGTACCCTTGGGAATGGAGCCAATCCCCTTGGCCGTGGCAGGTATAG
- a CDS encoding manganese catalase family protein has translation MWVYEKKLQYPVRVSKCDPHMAKLLMEQYGGADGELAAALRYLNQRYTIPDKVIGVLNDIGTEEFAHLEMIATMIYKLTKDASVEQMKAAGLGEYYAAHDHALYYQSAGGVPFTATYFQAKGDPIADLYEDIAAEEKARATYQWLIDLTDDVDLQDSLKFLREREIIHSLRFHESVEILKGERDRKKIF, from the coding sequence ATGTGGGTATATGAAAAAAAGCTGCAATATCCCGTACGTGTCAGCAAATGTGATCCTCACATGGCCAAGTTGCTCATGGAGCAGTATGGCGGAGCGGATGGCGAGCTGGCGGCGGCTTTGCGGTATCTGAATCAGCGGTATACGATTCCGGATAAGGTTATCGGCGTACTTAATGATATAGGTACGGAAGAATTTGCTCATCTCGAAATGATTGCGACTATGATTTACAAGCTGACCAAGGATGCGAGTGTAGAGCAAATGAAGGCAGCCGGGCTGGGGGAATATTATGCGGCGCATGATCATGCGCTGTATTACCAGAGCGCAGGCGGCGTTCCTTTTACAGCGACCTATTTTCAAGCCAAGGGTGATCCAATCGCGGATTTGTATGAGGATATTGCGGCAGAGGAAAAGGCGAGAGCTACATATCAGTGGCTGATTGATTTGACAGATGATGTGGATTTGCAGGATAGTCTGAAGTTTCTGCGTGAACGCGAAATAATCCACTCGCTCCGTTTCCACGAGTCTGTGGAAATTTTGAAGGGGGAACGAGACCGGAAGAAAATATTTTGA
- a CDS encoding collagen-like protein — translation MSFPNIPNVTPTINLTRDDAINLLLSSIAFEELGLSHIINAEGEKIQYVLGTIPGLTGGTATIADVLAVDQSVKSVLDTTVKKELLLQAKLESVLAAPTLAGPTGSTGPTGPAGGPVGPTGGTGATGAAGATGATGAAGTAGAVGAVGATGATGVAGLAGATGATGLVGATGPAGAAGAVGPVGPAGGTGSIGVTGATGTGVTGATGVAGATGVTGATGINITATNAFVANTTGGLITVLLGGTNVTFPGPPQTLSGGVTINGTNDVLTLANAGTYYIAYELNTTVGLLLSSRLLINGVQAPGSVLSPVISLSSYNNTVIVNVAAATTISVQFFGAVGAATLVGGGATGASLTIIRLN, via the coding sequence ATGTCCTTCCCTAATATTCCCAATGTAACACCCACGATTAACCTAACACGGGATGACGCGATTAACCTGTTGCTATCATCCATTGCCTTTGAGGAATTGGGACTTAGTCACATCATCAATGCCGAGGGTGAAAAAATTCAATATGTGCTCGGCACGATACCTGGGCTGACGGGAGGAACGGCTACCATTGCTGACGTTCTTGCCGTAGATCAAAGTGTCAAAAGCGTGCTGGACACCACCGTGAAGAAAGAGCTGCTGCTGCAAGCAAAGCTTGAAAGTGTGCTGGCCGCCCCCACACTGGCCGGTCCCACAGGATCGACTGGACCGACAGGTCCTGCGGGCGGTCCGGTCGGCCCGACAGGGGGGACGGGTGCGACAGGAGCCGCAGGTGCCACTGGGGCTACAGGTGCTGCAGGAACTGCGGGTGCAGTTGGAGCAGTTGGAGCTACAGGGGCTACCGGAGTTGCTGGCTTAGCCGGAGCCACCGGAGCCACAGGTCTGGTCGGGGCCACAGGCCCTGCGGGTGCGGCGGGGGCAGTAGGACCGGTAGGACCGGCCGGAGGCACTGGATCTATAGGAGTGACGGGAGCCACCGGTACAGGGGTGACGGGAGCTACTGGTGTTGCTGGAGCCACAGGTGTAACCGGAGCCACAGGTATCAATATCACCGCTACGAATGCTTTTGTGGCGAATACAACTGGTGGCCTAATAACCGTATTGCTTGGTGGAACGAACGTGACCTTCCCCGGTCCGCCTCAGACGCTGAGCGGAGGCGTTACCATCAACGGTACTAATGATGTATTGACTCTGGCGAACGCCGGAACCTACTACATCGCTTATGAGTTGAACACAACAGTTGGTCTTCTTCTGAGCAGCCGTTTGCTCATTAACGGCGTGCAGGCTCCAGGGTCCGTCCTGTCTCCCGTGATCTCGCTGTCCTCTTATAACAATACTGTTATCGTGAACGTAGCAGCCGCAACAACCATCAGCGTGCAATTTTTCGGGGCCGTAGGTGCTGCCACATTGGTCGGAGGCGGTGCGACAGGCGCATCATTGACCATCATTCGACTTAATTAA